The following nucleotide sequence is from Vitis vinifera cultivar Pinot Noir 40024 chromosome 14, ASM3070453v1.
ggatatgggtgagGCATCTTATGTCATTGACATTAAGATCCATAGAGACAGATTTTAAGGTATCTTAAGTTTGTCTCAggaaacctatatcaataaagttttagagagatttcggaTAAAGGATTGTTCACCTAGTGTTTCCTCTATAGTGAAGGGTGATAGGTCCAATCTGAACCAATGCCCGAAAAACAATCTTGAGATGGAACGGATGAAGAACATTCCATATGCTTATGCGGTTGGAAGTCTGATGTATGCTCAGGTCTGCACAAGGCTTGATATTGCATTtgttgttggaatgttaggatGATATTAGAGTAACCCAGGTTTGGACCACTGGATagctgcaaagaaagtgatgacATTTACCAGTCTTAATATAAacccattatttatttatttattttacactaaatttttagttttttagttaattattttatatatagtttaaatacctttttttttcttttatattagagctttttaataaaaatcagaACAAAAATGACTTAGTTCAAGCAAGAAATTtgtggatttaaaaaaaatctttaaaaaataaaaagaataataaaaaaaaagaacggTAGCATACCTGAAAAAGTTAAtgagaaaaatttgaaaagaataaagaacaacaaaagaaggtaaaaaatttcaaactttaaagatgaaaaataaaatggttataagaaatttgaaaagttttcaaatttttaatgataaatttttataacattgattatattaatagtgtgattttaatttgtttttaaaaaccatcatatattttgtaaaatttattattatttttcgtttgtaaatatagaaaatataactggattaaattaattgattttatatcaaaaattagattccaaattaaattaaataatttcatatcaaagaaaaatatataatatatcaaattatttaatcgaaggaaaagtatataaaagaaaaataagttttgttcttaaaatatttaaaaaaaaatcaaaagaattaaaatctcaataaaagaattttcatcattttggcaaattttatatcaaaatcttaatatttttaaaacaatgtagtaatttttttaataaatttaaatttgtttgaataaataatataaatgagtgatgaaactttttattcaataattatcTATAATATAATAAGTGTTAATTATTAATTcactattatttaattaaataatttatttttttaaatttcaatatctcaaaatgaatgaaaatcacTATTACggttataaaaagtaaaaggtttcatataatttttttttaaataatttatttcattgaagAAATGAAAGATAAGTTAggataagaagaaaaattaataataaatataagtattaaatacatttaatttatatgattcaaaatacttcaaatttgatattaagaaaaaataaattttgatttatgggAGAGTTCCAAACAAACCTTTAACTATCTTTTATATCAATTATAAATCCAAAATCGAAAAACATTATCCAAGATTTCTTACTATAACCAAACttctatacatatatattataaataaaccaaaattaatGATGGAGACTAATAAACATTGTATTGGTGGATCATGGTGCGTTTTATCAAATAGGATGAAAGATGGAGTAACCATGTTGGAGGGACGTCGAAGATGAATGCCCAATTTGAGAGGTTTCCACAAACATTAAcattttcttatataatttattgagaacagttttcaagattgattttgaatataaaattaaagcgaagtattgaatttgaatataaaatcaaaataaagttataaacATGCAGATTTTCGTTGTGCTAAGtaattaaaactttaaattaaatttttattaaaacagttgatgaaataaaaattagaggcaaatgaaaaattaaaattttcactatCTTTTAAGTTTAAGTTGATTATGAGTacgaaaaatattaaattttgaattatcttTTAGATTTgtgatgataattttaaaaatggtttacATTGcgacaaataattaaaatcgtaataaaataaaaaattaaattattttaaaaaggttaaattattatttaaattgattATTAGTATTGAGAAgaatatttcaagaaataaaaaggTGAAAAATTGCTTGTAATTTTATAAGTAGTATAGAtatgattttccttttattttccacGTCTAGCATTGACATGGGATACTATAACCTCGTAGACAAACACGACTCGTTGGTCAAAAGAGCCGAAGAAAATCGCTTCACGTTTTTCAATTCCCAGGAAAACACCGACCATTTCCCATTCCCTTTTCCTGAAAAACGTCATTTTCCATTCCTGTTTACATTCATTTCCCTTACCaatttcctttctctctctctctctctctctctctctcttcccacCTGCCaactccttttttatttttcttcctgtCCAAGCACGCCTATAAATAGTATTTTGATCTGGGTACTCGAGAAGAGCGCGATTCAGAGATGGCGGTTGATCTTCAATCTTTATCAGAGGCCACTTCTGGCGCCGTAGGAGCACTGCTGAGCACCACCATCTTGTACCCGCTTGACACCTGCAAGACCAAGTACCAAGCTGAGGTCAAAGCCCACGGCCAGCAAAAATACAGGTGACCcatctcatttttttcccattcttcCTTCATTAATTTCACcgtctttttattttctcttttatgggttcttttttatcttcttcGTTTTTCTTATTGATGTTTGATCAACAGGAAAATTTTTCTTGTCTGTTTCAATTATGGTGGATCGCTTTGTTGGTATATTGAGTACAGTTGATGCCcgattcctttttttctttctttcttttttttttctcttaatttttgttgatttttttaagaaattgttGAACACCTTGATTTTACCAGTATATTTCAGCAGTTTTGATATGTAAACTTGGCTTGATTTTGTCTGTATATTATGATTCAATCCATACAATTTATTGTTGTCGTTGTAGTTGTTGTTGGTGTTATTATTATCTGTGAGGACTGATTCATGTCAATAATTATTGTCCAACCACTTGATGTCTCATTGTCTTTCACTTTCAGTTATGTCACTTTGGAAGGTTGTGCACTTTATCCGTGAATTAGGGCATATATTTCAGTAGATTTATAGTCTCTGTAGATCTgcatatttagattttttttggttttcaggGATGATACTGTTCATTAAACACAGTATGAAAGGAtatttttgaaatgaaaaaggttgATTGATTCTGTTACGTCCTACATGTAGCTCTTAATCAATGATTCTATTGAGGAGTTTACAATTTTGCAGTACATTGGCTTGGGTTTTAGACCTAGCAAAAAGGTAAAATGTGTGGTTTCTATACTAGCACTGCTCATGGGGTATTTCGGTTACACCATGGGGTAGGAGCATTACAGACTGATGATTTCCTTTTGTGGAGTTGGGTGGTGGTGATAATGCTGGTGAAGAGGCCAGGTTTCTGATTTCTTGCGAACATGATAATTGAAGGTCACTTCAAAATCTTGGatgatagaaatgaatttgtGTATCCCTATTGGATGGTCTCTTTTAGGATTCATTGTGAAGGTCTTGGCTTTTTATTATGACACTGGCACACTCATGTTGTTTATTACATTTTGGTGGCAATCAAATTCATAGTGTTTTGTCGTGGATAAAAGGGTCATACGGAGTATGACACGATGAAGCTGATTTTTGGACTTACAATAGGTTTGATATGCACTGTTTGATCTTTGACTTATTAAATCATGGCAAGCAACTGCTCCTTTCGGTGTTCCTTTGGCCCTGTTTGTTCAGTTAATACTTAACTGATGTGAGAATTTCTGCAAAGAAATAATTCTGGAAATTTTCACTCGTTTCATGGTTGTGGAGAATGTGAATACAGTTCCTTTATGCTTTCTTTGATTTATCAAGCCTGCATGCATTTCTTAGTATTGGTCTCTTGTTTATTTGATTCCACCTGCTTTGGTGTTTGTAGGAACCTCTCAGATGTATTATGGGAAGCCATCTCTACCCGTCAAATTGTTTCTCTGTATCAGGGTTTAGGGACAAAGAACCTGCAATCTTTCATTGCACAGTTTGTCTACTTCTATGGGTATAGCTGCTTCAAAAAACTATATTTGGAAAGAAGTGGCTTCAATTCCATTGGAACAAAAGCAAACTTGATTCTTGCAGCAGCTGCTGGGGCCTGTACTGCTATTGTGACTCAGGTAAGGCTTATTTGAGGCAGGCCCGTATGTTGTTGGTTGATAATTATATCTCATTTCACTATATACAATATTAAATGTCACATATCGGTTTAAAAAATGTGAAGTATCATCCACTATATGCAcggttttttattttgcaaCTTTGTGACCTgggaaaataatggaaaaaaggCATAATTCATATTTGAGGTTGGATATGGctagcaaatttttttttttaaaagggggAATCCCTGGTGTTAAGATACTGAAATCAAGATTGCTGTTTATACAATGTTGAGATATTggcttcatttcttttttattatgcaTTAGGGTTTCAACTAATGCTCCATTTGGTTGCCTATGGATGTATGGAATCATACATCTATCTGCAGTTGAGATGGCTGTAATCTGTTCCTAATTTACTCTTAGTTTTAAGTacaattaccatttttttttctcttttggtttttcttgaaaatgtaatgtttcattttcttatattgCCATGTAGCCCCTGGATACAGCCTCCTCGAGGATGCAGACAAGTGCTTTTGGGAAATCAAAAGGGCTTTGGCAAACCCTTACAGCTGGAACTTGGAGTGAAGCATTTGATGGTCTTGGAATCTCTCTTCTTTTGACCACAAATCCTGCAATTCAGGTACCTGATTTTCCTTCAAGTTTGTAACTGTAAATTAGTATGATCTCAAACCATGTGATTCAAGTAACCGTGTCTCATGTCAAGCTGCAATTTGCATTAAATGAAAGTTTCGTTGAAAGTTAGACAATAACATAATGGACCAAGCTGAGACAAGAATCATTATCTTCTGCAGTATACAGTATTTGATCAGCTGAAGCAAAGACACCTGAAGAGGAATCAGAACATAACAGAGAAGGGCTCATCCCCGGAAGCCCTTTCTGCCCTCTCAGCTTTCATGTTGGGTGCAATTTCAAAGAGTATTGCCACTTTTTTGACATATCCAGCAATCAGGTTTGTGCGATTCTCTTATGCCTATCATATTTGACAGCTTCGTATGCTGAAGTAATTGATATATGAACCATGAACAGGTGTAAGGTCATGATTCAAGCAGCAGACACAAATGACGATGAAGCCAAGAAAGCTCCACAGAAATCCCACAAAACAGTACATGGTGTTCTTTATGCTATTTGGAAGAGAGAAGGGGTGCCAGGGTTCTTTAAGGGTTTGCAAGCTCAGATCCTGAAAACTGTACTAAGCTCAGCATTGCTTTTGATGATCAAGGAGAAAATTGCAGCAGGCACTTGGGTACTAATACTTGCAGCTAGAAAGTATCTATTGCTCACAGGGAGTAGACTGAAGAGTGCTCAGAAGCCATAGCATCAATGGTGGTACACATGATCGGCTGTAGATAATTTGGTTTCATATGATGTTGCCAAACAGGAGGACAATTATAGAGCCCAGGTTCAATTGCTTTCGTTGAAATTCGATTGCAGGAACAAgggattattttttttcaagaagaATAATTATGGATTAGGCTATTGTTAGACATTAAAAACAGGTGATTCTCGTATAGCTTGATCAGAAAGTTCATTAGTAGAGTAATAAACACGCAGCAGGGTATGTTGTTGTGTGCTAAGGCACTGACTTAAGAAAACAAAGGACTACTTGCATGATGATTTCTGCTATGAATCATTCTATTgacaattcattttctttctaccATGCATGTGCTCTTGGTCTTTGAAGCTTATAGGGATTACGGTATTAATGAACTGTGAAGAAAAGGCTTGGTAACCCATTTGTGATTGCAGTATGAGAGCTTCATTCAATCATCTTTCTCCTTGGAAATGGTTCTGGCTCCGTTCGGAGTTATGAGAAGGGTGAGTAAATGCTATGGAGTTAATGGCTGAAAAGGGGGTCTGACAAAACCATAAAGCGAAGTTAAAATTGGAGTGTTGAATGAGAGTTATATTCAGGAAGCCAACAGAGCCGTTATGGCTACCTGGGAAGATGCATCACACGACTGTCCTTAGGTTTGGCTGCTGTAGTTGATTTGATTGACTCGGTCGAGTAGGGTCTATATGAGTCACCCAGCAGCATGGATGAAAGTTCCGTTAGAGGTAGGAGAAAAATAGTGGAAATTTCGGGTCCGATAATAGCCGATTTTTGGTGACGTTTTTGCATTTGATCGATTTTCACGATTTTATCGAGATTCAACTGATTTTACGGCcgaaatatcaaaattttaccCATTTTATGACCGAAATATCAATTTTATCGATTTTCCGATTTTATCGAATTATTGAACGAAATATCCCCGATTTTATCGATTTTGATATTATGGACGAAATCTCGAAAACCGATTTATGGCCGAAATCTTCGTTATTTTGGCATCCGAAATATCTCcaattttataacattttaccGATTTTACTAGGGCTATCCGAAATATTCCCGATTTTAACAAGTTTTACCGATTTTATGGCCGAAATATCCTCGACATATCCGGGTTCCGGGAGCCGAAATATCTccaattttatcaatattttaccCATTTTAGGCCGAAATATCTGCGATTCGGTGAGCCATATCAACTTAGATGCACGTCCTCGTATCGGTGATATTCCTACATTTTATCGATATTCCCGATTTTATAGCCAAAATATCCGTGAAATCGGCGAGCCATTTACTTCAGGAGGCCTCGTCGCTTCACATGCACTCCTCATTGAGGGAGGCGAATGGAAATGGAGACCGACCCAAGGTCAAGTCATCGGCTGCTTCTTTTAGTCAACTTTCATCTTCATTGCCCTTTACGTATATATATAAGATGATTacgataatatttttaataaatatttatttaatcattttgtttagtaattaaatataagagaaatatagatttataaatattttttaaaaataaattcatatatatattttatatcgTATAATTTATCTGATAAATAATGCcctcacttttttttattgtaaaaataatttttcatttaaaacgTACAtgcaaataacaaatataaaaattaatattttgattacataaattttaatcTACATAATGAAATGTataaattttctcttaattttttaattatatgatatttgtaactaaaaaacatatttatatttttttataattttcaaatacatgaaattaataaatttgtatgAATAAAATATGTCACACATgttgatttataaataaattattttaccatcAATAAATAGATAGGTTAAACGGGTTGAATAGTCAAACCCgaacatgatttatttattgaataaattatataaagagTTTAATACGTTTtacttcttttaatttattacatttttcacacattacaaaaattaaaatcaagctTCTTAAATgttaacattttgtttttttgaacgatgttaattttaattgacaaaaatatcacatgatatattttttgataattgaatttacaaatttattattatttttttattatgatatttcCTTCAATTTAAAAGATACGATGTGAAAAACACGCGATAGGATGAAGTGGTAAATTGTATTaaatattctataaattaaCACAATTAAAATTGTATCTAATTGGAATGCATTAAAATGCTAatagagaaaagggagaaaaaatatataaaatattgttgcAAAGTACACGTGTCCTACAATCAGCGTCTTTGATACTTATCTGGGTCACCGCAGGGAGAAGGGGCAGTAGAAGCTGCGTTATTAAGACAAATTTGAGAAGTGAATGGCGCATTACAAGGCCAAACAGAAAGAGTCAatagagagagagggggaggaACGGAGatctgtttggcttccaagaaaaaagaAGCCTCGACTTTCTTGCCGTCCTCAGTCCGAgagaaaacaataataaatagaCAAGATGATGTCCGGCGGGAATTATACCACCATCGATAACCAGAAAATCTCCGGATCCGTACCTGTAATTTTCCATTCCGCTCCGTTTGGCCGGCGAGAGAGCTGGAGGGAAATGAGtgaaaaaattggaatctcggAGTAGTCCTTTGACAGTTCCTGGCCTGTTCTGAGATTCCGAAGCTTTCATTCGTTTCCCCAGGTTTTCTCAGGGACCAAGCGGATTGTTGCTGCGGTTTAGCTTTTTGTCTTTAGGTAAAGCTTCAGATCTTAATGTCtggttttgttgttttttcagGCGGTTTCAGATCCAGGTCAGGTCACCGTCAAATTCGCAGGTACggttttgtttttgcatgaaaTTGAGAGTCTGAATTTATTATGCTGGAAGCTATCTTTTGTTTCGTGAGATTTGTATTTCTGGCTGGTTCCTGAGAAACCATAAAACCATTAGGTTTTCATTTGTCTGAgtattgagaaaacaaaaattagaccATGATATAAACCTAAACTACTGCATAAATCACAAGGTTAAAAGGGTAGTATCCTTATTGCTCATGTTTCCTCAGATTTCTTAGCATTAGTGGTGGTATAATGGATGAATTTTCTGATTTTCTGTTTCAGATTCAAATCTTGAAACATTTCCTCCATCTGAGGCTCAGGGGAAGATCTCTGGTGCTTCACGGCCTCCTCGCGATGCTGACGGTACATGCTATTCAATCTTTATATAGAtatgttttattgttttctctaaaaatttATGTGAATTGATTTACTGTCACCATTCATCTGTGTTTATGATAGAAAAGcttgttattttttctttttataggtCTTCATTATACTAGGCATTTGTTAGATCAGGTTTTATTTGACCCTGCACCAGATCTATAGTTTAATCAGGGTTTGAGTAACTCTAGAGTTATAAGATTGAATAAGCAGTTCTTTGGGATAACTGATAAGTATAAAAGAAGATGGTTCTCCTTGTATTCTTGGAGTAATATTGtttcaattgttttctttatttgctctagaaatataactttaaattttagTCAGTTTAAACTACTATTAAATCAGCAATATTTGTGGTGGCCTTTTTGATTAAATTGGTTGACTATTGCAAACAATAAGTGCAAAAAAAACCCTATATTTCGACTACTTGGGGTTAGCTTTCGCTATTCAGCTTTATCAATGACCATATCTTCAGTTTGGTCTCAAGTCATCACCTCCAACACTTTTACTCCTCTTGTGCATGCATTGCTGTTTAGCTTTATCAATGGCCATATCTTCAGTTTAGTCTTAAGTCATCACATCTAATCCTCTTACTCGTCTCATGCATGCATTGCTATTTAGCTTTAACCCGGACAATATCTTTGGTCTGTTCATAAGTCATCACATCTCATCTCCTTAATTCTCTTGTCCATTCGTTGCTTCCATacaattgtttttcatttatactCATCGCATATGAAGAAAATGACTCCCCCCATCATAACCTTTCATAGACAATGGAATTATATAAATCATGTAATTCTGGGCGAGCTCAAGAGTGGGAGACTATCAGTTGCATTTTGGTTGAGGTCCATATACAGCTCATCCTATGTAAGGCCCACTGCTGTTCTTAGAATGGACTCTTAGCTGACCATACAGTTGGTTTCTAGACATATTTGGCACAATAATTCTTGAAAGCAAAGTGGTTTGTCAATATTCTTCAccatttagatcatttttttcaatattttgtaaGTTGGATTGCTATTTGTATTCAAGAAGGCACAGTTTATGCTCATCAGTGCTAAAGGTTTATATGTTTGGGCATGAACAATGACAACCCTCCACATGTTGGAACTATTTCATTTTAGTGTGTGGTCTATAAGGACTATGCCAATGTCTAATTTATGTTGTCCATGTTAGCCTATCTATGTGTGCCAAATGTCTTAGTATGAGATGCAGCTTATCCACGCAAGCAGTTATGATGAAGTGTAACATGGCCAGTAATCTAGTTCCATATGAGTTTGATGATTCTCCTTTCGTCTGTGGCACAAATTTTGATGATTCTCCTTCATGTGTGGCCATGGGTTCCATGTCTCTACATGAGTACACGATTATCTCTGGTTAGTTTCCTGTGCTAGGTTTAATTGACATTTAGCCTGGATGACCACTCTAAGGTTGGTTGCCTGGGTGTCTTGGTTGCCCACCTAGCATGGATGCCCATATCTGATGGCCATGGTGAATGATAGGCTCATCTAACACACTTTCTGGTGAAATGATGTTTGTTTGCAAAGTGTTTGTAGTGAGGGGTTTCTTTCCACGCGCTTTAAATGTGTGGCCTTTGTGTCAAGGTGTGAGGTAAGtgatttttctcaaaataattgTCAAGATAAAGAAGGGGATGTCCCTTCTTTTTGTGTGGCATAGGGTGACCGAGGGAGGTTGGTGTTGTGGTGGCTTAGGGTTGTGATGGTGTTATTTTTAGTAGAGCAAATAGTTCTCCTCTCAATTGTTGAGTTGACCTTCTTTGAATTGTCAAAGTAAAGAATATTCCACACTCAAGGTAGGTTGGTTCCAAAACTCACTGTGCTCCACAACCTACTTCAGTTATTTGTTACTCCCATGAAGATGCCCCCTTCTCTTGGGGATATAGCACTTAAATGCCATAAAGAATATTCCACACTCAAAGTAGGTTGGTTCCAAAACTCACTGTGCTCCACAACCTACTTCAGTTATTTGTTACTCCCATGAAGATGCCCCCTTCTCTTGGGGATATAGCACTTAAATgctattattttttgataggcaaggCAAGCAATATATAAATAAGGGCCAAAAAAAGCCACACAAAGTACAGAGTGTGTGTAATAGGGCTCCATGAAGCAAAGAACAAGAAGAGAGAAAACACTCTTTCCCCTTATCTGTAGCCTAACCAATCTAGATTTTATTACTGCTGCAGTTATTAATGCAGCCCAAGTTGGAATCAAAGGTAGGGGAGTCCAAGGTGAACTTGGTGGTGAACCTAACCCTTCCATTACTAAATATTTGGGATTGCTTTAAGATATTTGGTTTAATGGATAGAGTTGTAGGCTTGTTGTGGAAGAATAAATCAGACCTGAATCGAACCCATGTTGGTTGGATTGAGAGGTAGGGGGATCCATTGTGTCTAGGGAATGGATTTTACCATGAATGTATTTTGGAGCAATGAAGTCCTAAAGCACTAGGCCTTGGAGGCCTGTCCTAAACTTCCCAACTGAGATTTTTAAACAACAGTTAACCTACTAACTCTGACCTCTCTAAAGAATCTCAGACTTTCCAGTTGAGGCTCCACAGGCACTTTTGAGATCGCTTCTTAGAGCTCCCCTTTGGCAGCACACCAACACCTTCTgcctctttttctctcttcctcttgctcTACTCTCCCCTTAATTCATGATCACACACTGGCCACATGGCTTGACTCTTATTTTGAGCCTTTGGGCTGCTtttgtatactccttgtatactttgagggCACTGTTTTTGGTGCTTCCTCTTTTTGTTTAATATACATccttttatctataaaaaaaaaagtcctaaaaaaaatatacattctTGTAGATTTCTTTGTTAACTCATATATCAGAAGACAGAAATGATTGGTTAGTTTTTATGTTTGcttgtaaattaaattaaaaattttccattGATGCAGAAACATTCTCAAAACCAGTACCTGGTTCTGATGAATCTCCGCCAAGTGGCTGGTTACGCTCATTTACAGTTGCTGCATATAAACCTTACTTTGATGTTGACACCTCAGATGTTTTAGAGAGGATTAAAGATTCACTCTTTCCATTTAATGGAAGCTTTTCTGAAAAGGTCGCAAGCAACCCAGATTTGTAAGTCATATTAACTAATTCTTCCTATTATTTAATACATATACTTTTTGGACTTGGTGACTAAAATGTTGggttttttttaacaatttatttgttaatgTGAATTTTGATTGGGATTTCTCTGCCTTGAGAGTAGAAGCATTTTTTGATGCCTTGTTTTTTGGGcatttgtttataaaatatttttactgcCTATaacaaaaaaggagagaaagtaaaggttcttttacattttattacAAAACTTGAGTGGAGGGTTGATGTGATATACTGCAATTCCTTTTTGGATggagaatttgaaaaattgtggaATATGAAGAATATAGAAACAGTATTAACTTTTTCTGAAATATTAAAAGTGAAATTCTGCAACAAGTTAGTTTTATGCGTGCCGTTAAGTTCTTAAGCACTAATTCTTCAAGTTCAAGTTAGCCCTCATGAACTACTTATGGGTTCTTGGGCTTGTTCTTAAGGTGTTCCTGAGCTTGGTTAATTCATAGATGTATAAAGTTTAATAAACATTTAGAAGAAACTACAATACTTAGGTATACATTGTCTCTAACCCTTTAGCCCCCTGCATGTTTTTAGCACATGATGGATGAAGCTTTTTTACCTTGTCCATTCAATTGGAATTTGGAAGTTAGTATGGGGAACATGTTTCTGTCAGCATTACTCAGTTGAAAGGTGGCAGAATTTTGAGGTTTTGGCACTTGAGCTTGGTTGTAAGGTGGGAGAGCTTCCTTCCTCTTACTTAGGGCTTCCCTTGGGTGCTCTGCATAAATCTATGGTGGTTTGGGATGGTGGGATGGAGGAGAGGTTTCGAAAGAGGCTAGCTTTgtggaaaagataatatatctCTAAAGGAGGGAAAATTACTCTCATTCAAAGCACATTGTTTAGCATGCCTATTTACTACATGTCCCTGTACTGTATGCCAAGAGTGGTTAGATTGAGATTACAAAAGATCCAAAGGGACTTCCTTTAGGGTGGGGGGCCTTAGAGAGGAAGCCTCGTATAGTAAAGTGGGTGGTGGTTtgtttagataaaaataaaggGTGACTTGGGTGTGATATGCCCTTCTACACTCAATAGGGTCTTtttgtgcaaatggagttggcgttTTGTGGATGAAAGGGGGACTCCTTGGGAACAAGTTATTAGTAGGAAGTTTGAGGTAGAGGAAGGGTGGAGTACACGAGCAGTTAAGGAGGGGTATGGTGTGGGTTTGTGGAAGGATATTAGGAAGGAAGGATTTTTAATGAGTAATCAAATTGGGTTCTCAGTGGGTAGTGGGAGGAGTGAGGTTTTGGAAGAATAAGTGGTGTGGTGACATTGCTTTGTGtgattctttcccttctttgtaTGCCTTGGTGAACTCTAAAGAGGTGTGGGATTCTTCGGGTGAGGAGAGGGGATGGAATCCTTGATTCTCAAAGCCTTTTAATGGTTGGGAGGTGGATTAGTGGAGTGGTTCCTTTCGACAATTCAAGGGAAGAGGGTGTTTATGGACTCAGAGGATAGGGTGCTTTGAAAAGAGACTAAGAATGAGAAGTTTTCTATTAAGTTCCTTTATGATGCTTTGGAGACAAGAAA
It contains:
- the LOC100244263 gene encoding peroxisomal adenine nucleotide carrier 1, which gives rise to MAVDLQSLSEATSGAVGALLSTTILYPLDTCKTKYQAEVKAHGQQKYRNLSDVLWEAISTRQIVSLYQGLGTKNLQSFIAQFVYFYGYSCFKKLYLERSGFNSIGTKANLILAAAAGACTAIVTQPLDTASSRMQTSAFGKSKGLWQTLTAGTWSEAFDGLGISLLLTTNPAIQYTVFDQLKQRHLKRNQNITEKGSSPEALSALSAFMLGAISKSIATFLTYPAIRCKVMIQAADTNDDEAKKAPQKSHKTVHGVLYAIWKREGVPGFFKGLQAQILKTVLSSALLLMIKEKIAAGTWVLILAARKYLLLTGSRLKSAQKP